The DNA sequence TGAAAATAGGATTTTTAGATAAGAATTGTGAAGTAGACATATCTAAAACAGTCTCACCATTGACTGTAGCAGTTAAATGAGTAATAAAGTTTGCGTTATCTCTGCTACCGGTTTTCTTTTCTGCCATATTGTAAGTCATCATTTGATGTTTAACCATTGCTTTAACTTTAACAACACCGCCTTTTAATTTTGCTTTTACTTTAATTCCAGCCATTGTATTTCCTTATTTATTTTATTTTTTTTGTATCAAAATGAGAAGGAATTATCCTTCACATCCACCAAGAGCAACATCAAGAGTTTTCTTAGCAGCGTATAGTTTGCCGTCTTTACCCTCAGCAACGATTGTTATCGTACCGGATTTAGCCATTTTGATTTTAATAGAATATTTGTTTACACTGTACTTGTTTGTTTCTACGACAAGTACTGCTGCTTCCGGATTTGCATCTTGAAATACAGAAATTGTTTTTACATCTTTGTCAGTTGAAAAATCAACCGGAATTGCAC is a window from the Sulfurimonas hydrogeniphila genome containing:
- the soxZ gene encoding thiosulfate oxidation carrier complex protein SoxZ, with product MAGIKVKAKLKGGVVKVKAMVKHQMMTYNMAEKKTGSRDNANFITHLTATVNGETVLDMSTSQFLSKNPIFKFQFKGIGKKGDKVEMLAVDLKGKTYKGKGKIK
- a CDS encoding thiosulfate oxidation carrier protein SoxY, whose product is MERRKFLSMTLGALALAVVPASVRAEDYRKLKPTVWTAKTVDDAIKAMYGSNALTMEGVKLTAPDVASNGGAIPVDFSTDKDVKTISVFQDANPEAAVLVVETNKYSVNKYSIKIKMAKSGTITIVAEGKDGKLYAAKKTLDVALGGCEG